Sequence from the Rhizobium sp. TH2 genome:
GAGACCCGTGCCTGCCGCGATGCAGGCCTCGAGGAAACCGCCGCCGATTTCCTCATGCATCTTGGCAAGATTGATCTTCAGCGGCTCGCAGATCTCGGCAAGTGCCTCGTACCACTCGGTCTGCTGCACCTGATAGAGCACGAGGTCGTGGCTCTTGTGCATCGTCGCGGTCTTGAGGTTACGGTAGCCCTTTTCGTGGGCGCTTTCCGGCGTCTCGTCGAACAGCGTATATTCGAGCTCCATGCCGTATTTCGGCACGAAGCCGGCATCAGCGCCGCGACCAAGCACTCGGGTCAGCAGCGAGCGCGGGCAGAGCGCCGCTGTCGGGCCGCTATGGTTGGAGAGGACCAGCAGGTCGTGCCCCGGCTTCGACCACGGCAGTCGCCGCACGGTGGACGGGTCGAGCACCAGCGGATCGTCGTGAAAATCCGAGGTCTCGTCGGAGACGCCGGGAATGTTGAGGACCACATCGGTCGGATCAAGCGCGTAGGTCACGGGCGACATGCCCATGCCGCTCCGGGCGATGCCGGCCAGCGATTTGACCGAGACCATCTGGCCGCGCAGCAGCCCGTTCGTATCGGTCATCGCTACCGTTGCGAAACGGCTTGCGGGGTCGGCGAGGTATGCGTCGAGAGTCATGATCACTCCGTTTCGGCTGATGTCGGCGGCTGAAGGGTAGCAAGGCTGGCGAGATCCGCGTCCGGCGCAGTCGAATAGGCACGCAGGAAGACGCGGAGGCCGTTGCGGATGTAGCGTTCGAGCGTCGCCCGGTCGGGCATCGCGTCGGGAATATGCAGCACCTTATTGCGCGGCGCCGAGAGGATGAGACCCCAGAGATCCTCGGCTGCCAGTTCCGTATCGTCGAAGACAAGGCGACCGGCATCGCGCTGGCGTTCGAGATAACGCATCATACCGGCCAGTGCCTGGTCCGGGCCGGAGGCCTGATAGGCACGGCCGATTTCAGGCAGCCGCTGCGCTTCGGAGATGATCAGCCGGGCGAGATTGAGCATGTCTGGCCGCAGCACGATCTCCGCATAGTGCCAGGAGAAGGCATGGAGTTCGGCGACCATCCCCGACGCAGAAGGATACTCGAAGGATTCGAGCATATGGTCCCGCTCCTGGCTCATCATCGCGGTGAAGAGCTCGTCCTTGGAGGGGAAATACTGGTAGAGCGTCGGCTTGCTGATTCCGGCCTCGGCGGCGATATCGTCCATGGAAGCGCCGACAAAACCCTTATCGGAAAAGACGGTCAGGGCAGCATCGAGAATGCGCTGCTCGCGAAGAATGCGGTTCTGCTGGCGCTTGGGCAGAGCGGTCATGTGATCACCTCCGAGAGGAACTCGGTCAGGATCGCATTATATGCATCGGGACGCTCGACATTACAGACATGGCCCGCACCGGCGATGACTTCGAATCGTACAGAGGCATTCGGCGCAGCCTCGACGATTCGGTTGGCGACGCCACGGATTTCAGTGTGCGGTGCCAGGCGGTCGAACTCGCCGGTCATCATCAGGACGGGCATGATGAGCTTCGAGAAGTCAAACCGCTCGGGCGGGTTGGTGAAGCAGGTGAGCGCATCGCGATAGGTCGCCGAAGG
This genomic interval carries:
- a CDS encoding TetR/AcrR family transcriptional regulator, whose translation is MTALPKRQQNRILREQRILDAALTVFSDKGFVGASMDDIAAEAGISKPTLYQYFPSKDELFTAMMSQERDHMLESFEYPSASGMVAELHAFSWHYAEIVLRPDMLNLARLIISEAQRLPEIGRAYQASGPDQALAGMMRYLERQRDAGRLVFDDTELAAEDLWGLILSAPRNKVLHIPDAMPDRATLERYIRNGLRVFLRAYSTAPDADLASLATLQPPTSAETE